The Vicinamibacterales bacterium genome includes a window with the following:
- a CDS encoding FAD-dependent oxidoreductase produces MQARDFDALGSTAYDVLVVGGGIHGLATALDAAARGLRVALVEAGDFAAAASFNHQRTAHGGLRSLQSGRLGHARQSIYERRALARIAPRLLRPLPFMVGTYRSLIRSRLALRAAFRLDRWLGRHRNDGLEPELHLPPAKLVSRAATLKLFPGIRQDGLTGGANWYDYQIVHTNRLAIAFAEGAAARGARLLNHASAVAALKDPGGRVTGMRVRDGLTGNEIDVHARVTINCAGAGVNRVLALFGVRREIPLAKAMNLVTSKPASDIALAAPAGTRTGKAGRFLTLVPWHGRALIGTWHSHDFRTAADLGVDEAEVAELVDAANSAFPALKMTRGDVTLVHRGIVPAFAQRAGSGRPAQAELLASPKFFDHARDGVAGAMTVVGVKYTTARAVGARAAALAAKALGGSTRTSDTATAMLPGAGIADHEALTIETARAVGLELAPPIIRRLTGIYGDRCAAIVRLMAERSDWRMPLVPGRPIVGAEVVHAIRAEMACTLADVVIRRSELGAMEHPGDDLVAACARIAAEELVWDAARQEAEVAAVTAFYA; encoded by the coding sequence ATGCAGGCGCGGGACTTCGACGCTCTGGGATCGACGGCTTACGACGTCCTCGTCGTCGGCGGCGGCATTCACGGCCTGGCCACCGCGCTCGATGCGGCCGCGCGCGGACTTCGGGTCGCGCTGGTCGAAGCCGGGGATTTCGCCGCCGCTGCATCGTTCAACCACCAGCGCACCGCGCACGGCGGTCTCCGGTCCCTGCAGTCCGGCCGTCTCGGCCACGCGCGCCAATCGATTTACGAGCGGCGCGCACTGGCGCGCATCGCGCCGCGGCTCCTCCGGCCGCTGCCGTTCATGGTCGGCACGTATCGCTCGCTGATCCGCAGCCGGCTCGCGCTGCGCGCCGCGTTCCGGCTGGATCGCTGGCTCGGGCGCCATCGCAACGACGGGCTCGAGCCGGAGCTGCACCTGCCCCCCGCCAAGCTCGTTTCGCGCGCGGCGACGCTCAAACTGTTCCCTGGCATTCGACAGGACGGGCTGACCGGCGGCGCCAACTGGTACGACTATCAGATCGTCCACACGAACCGGCTCGCCATCGCCTTCGCGGAGGGTGCCGCCGCCCGCGGTGCGCGGCTGTTGAACCACGCCAGTGCGGTTGCCGCCCTGAAGGACCCCGGCGGCCGTGTGACGGGCATGCGGGTTCGTGACGGGCTCACCGGGAACGAGATCGACGTACACGCGCGGGTCACCATCAACTGTGCCGGCGCAGGCGTCAACCGGGTCCTGGCGCTCTTCGGCGTCCGCCGCGAGATTCCGCTTGCGAAGGCGATGAACCTGGTGACGTCGAAGCCGGCGAGCGATATCGCGCTGGCTGCTCCCGCCGGAACCCGGACCGGGAAGGCAGGCCGATTCCTCACGCTCGTGCCCTGGCACGGGCGAGCGCTGATCGGCACGTGGCATTCCCACGATTTCAGGACCGCCGCCGACCTCGGCGTGGACGAAGCCGAAGTCGCCGAGCTGGTCGACGCGGCAAACAGCGCGTTCCCGGCGCTGAAGATGACGCGCGGTGACGTCACCCTGGTGCACCGCGGGATCGTGCCCGCCTTCGCCCAGCGCGCCGGCTCGGGCAGGCCCGCGCAAGCCGAGCTTCTGGCCTCGCCGAAATTCTTCGATCATGCGCGCGACGGCGTCGCCGGTGCGATGACCGTCGTCGGCGTCAAGTACACGACCGCGCGCGCCGTCGGCGCGCGCGCCGCCGCGCTTGCCGCGAAGGCGCTCGGCGGCTCGACCCGGACCAGCGATACCGCCACGGCGATGCTTCCGGGCGCCGGCATCGCCGATCATGAGGCGCTCACCATCGAAACCGCGCGGGCGGTCGGGCTCGAGCTGGCTCCCCCCATCATCCGGCGCCTCACCGGCATCTACGGCGATCGCTGCGCCGCGATCGTGCGGCTCATGGCCGAGCGCAGCGATTGGCGCATGCCGCTCGTACCGGGGCGGCCGATCGTGGGCGCGGAAGTGGTTCACGCGATTCGCGCCGAGATGGCGTGCACGCTTGCCGATGTCGTCATCCGGCGCAGCGAACTGGGCGCGATGGAGCACCCGGGGGACGACCTCGTCGCCGCATGCGCGCGGATCG
- a CDS encoding class I SAM-dependent methyltransferase, with translation MTNNAAVRDYWNHHIHDLDISTHAPGTREFFADLDQYHFEKLHHLPRLIDFHGYRGRKVLDVGCGAGTDLMRFARGGAIVSGVDISSSAIALARQNFAQQGLTADLREADGEQLPFADDEFDLVFAHGVVQYTSGDRALVNECRRVLKPGGAAVFQVYNRLSWLNALSKVMKVPLEHEDAPVLRRYSAGEFRGLLTGFREVRIVAERFPVKSRLHGGWKGTLFNTVFVGAFNALPRRWVRRFGWHLLAFCTK, from the coding sequence ATGACAAACAACGCCGCGGTCCGCGACTACTGGAACCACCACATCCACGATCTCGACATCAGCACGCACGCGCCGGGCACGCGCGAGTTCTTCGCCGATCTCGACCAGTATCACTTCGAGAAGCTGCACCACCTCCCGCGGCTGATCGATTTCCACGGCTATCGCGGCCGGAAAGTGCTCGACGTCGGCTGCGGCGCCGGCACCGATCTGATGCGCTTCGCCCGCGGCGGCGCGATCGTCAGCGGCGTCGACATCTCCTCCTCGGCGATCGCCCTGGCGAGGCAGAACTTCGCGCAACAGGGGCTCACCGCCGATCTGCGCGAAGCGGACGGCGAGCAGCTGCCCTTCGCGGATGACGAGTTCGATCTGGTGTTCGCCCACGGCGTCGTGCAGTACACGTCGGGCGATCGCGCGCTGGTGAACGAATGCCGCCGCGTGCTGAAGCCGGGGGGCGCCGCCGTGTTCCAGGTCTACAACCGCCTGTCGTGGCTGAACGCGCTCTCCAAGGTGATGAAGGTGCCGCTCGAGCACGAAGACGCCCCGGTGCTGCGCCGTTACAGCGCCGGCGAGTTCCGCGGCCTCCTGACCGGCTTCCGCGAGGTGCGGATCGTCGCGGAGCGGTTCCCGGTGAAGTCGCGGCTGCACGGCGGCTGGAAGGGCACGCTGTTCAACACCGTCTTCGTCGGCGCTTTCAACGCGCTGCCGCGCCGCTGGGTCCGCCGCTTCGGCTGGCACCTGCTGGCGTTCTGCACGAAGTGA